A region of Aliivibrio fischeri DNA encodes the following proteins:
- the bamD gene encoding outer membrane protein assembly factor BamD: MKRLTISSLLAVSLLVGCSSSDDVIPDIPPSELYAQAQVSLQAGNWTSAIERLEALDSRYPFGAYSEQVQLDLIYVYYKNDDLALGLATIERFTRLNPTHPKADWVLYMRGLTHMAQDRSFMHDLFRVDRSDRDPEPARSAFKDFKRLLERYPNSLYAEDAQTRMYALKNRLADYELATADFYLRREAWISAINRCQELQRTYPDTEAARKSLTIMLSAYKELKLEDAIKRTEELIALNPQ; encoded by the coding sequence ATGAAACGCTTAACCATTTCTTCATTATTAGCTGTATCTTTACTGGTTGGTTGCTCAAGTAGTGATGATGTAATTCCAGATATTCCACCATCAGAATTATACGCTCAAGCTCAAGTATCTTTACAAGCAGGTAATTGGACGAGCGCAATTGAGCGTCTTGAAGCTTTAGATTCTCGATACCCTTTTGGCGCTTATTCTGAACAAGTTCAGCTAGACCTTATTTATGTTTATTATAAAAATGATGATCTTGCGTTAGGTCTTGCAACTATCGAGAGATTTACTCGTTTAAATCCAACCCATCCGAAAGCTGACTGGGTGCTTTACATGCGTGGATTAACGCATATGGCTCAAGATAGAAGTTTCATGCATGATTTATTTAGAGTAGATCGTTCAGATCGAGATCCAGAGCCTGCTCGCTCAGCTTTTAAAGATTTTAAACGATTATTAGAAAGATACCCTAATAGTCTTTATGCTGAAGATGCACAAACTCGTATGTACGCACTTAAAAATCGCTTAGCGGATTATGAATTAGCAACAGCTGACTTTTATTTACGACGAGAAGCTTGGATTTCTGCCATTAATCGTTGCCAAGAGTTACAACGTACTTATCCAGATACGGAAGCCGCAAGAAAATCATTAACGATTATGCTTTCAGCTTACAAAGAATTAAAACTGGAAGATGCAATTAAGCGAACCGAAGAACTTATTGCATTGAATCCACAATA
- the rluD gene encoding 23S rRNA pseudouridine(1911/1915/1917) synthase RluD yields the protein MAQQIELTSTVKESQLGQRLDQAAAELFSDFSRSRIKEWLLAGNMTVNGEVVTKARLKVMGGEEITVKAELEDEERWLAQDIPLDIVYEDDDLLVINKPRDFVVHPGAGTPDGTVLNALLFHYPNIAEVPRAGIVHRLDKDTTGLMVVAKTVPAQTRLVRALQKRKITREYEAVVVGRMTAGGMIEKPIGRHPNKRTLMAVHELGKDAVTHYRVAEHFRIHTRIRLRLETGRTHQIRVHMSYLQHPLVGDTAYGGRARIPKGASQELIDMIRGFDRQALHAAMLRFEHPITGETMEFHAPIPDDMIALSQALRDDERLMHEEEY from the coding sequence ATGGCACAACAAATAGAGTTAACAAGTACAGTAAAAGAAAGTCAACTAGGGCAGCGTTTAGATCAAGCTGCTGCTGAGTTGTTTTCTGATTTTTCTCGTTCACGCATCAAAGAGTGGTTGCTTGCTGGCAACATGACAGTCAATGGTGAAGTGGTTACAAAAGCACGCCTTAAAGTTATGGGTGGTGAAGAGATCACGGTTAAAGCTGAATTAGAAGATGAAGAGCGTTGGTTAGCTCAAGATATTCCTCTTGATATTGTTTATGAAGATGATGATCTACTCGTTATCAATAAACCACGTGACTTCGTTGTTCACCCAGGAGCGGGTACACCTGATGGTACAGTGTTAAATGCATTGTTATTCCATTATCCAAATATTGCAGAAGTACCTCGTGCAGGTATCGTTCACCGTTTGGATAAAGACACTACTGGATTAATGGTTGTTGCGAAAACTGTACCGGCTCAAACACGTTTAGTTCGTGCGCTTCAAAAGCGTAAGATTACTCGTGAGTATGAAGCCGTTGTTGTCGGTCGTATGACTGCGGGTGGTATGATTGAGAAACCAATTGGCCGCCACCCAAACAAACGTACTCTAATGGCAGTTCATGAATTAGGTAAAGATGCTGTGACACATTACCGTGTTGCTGAACATTTCCGTATTCATACTCGTATCCGTTTACGTCTTGAAACCGGTCGTACTCACCAAATTCGTGTACATATGTCATATTTGCAGCATCCACTTGTTGGTGATACTGCTTATGGTGGCCGTGCTCGCATTCCAAAAGGTGCGTCTCAAGAGTTAATTGACATGATTCGTGGTTTTGATCGTCAAGCTCTGCATGCTGCTATGCTGCGTTTTGAACATCCAATCACAGGGGAAACAATGGAGTTCCATGCTCCAATTCCTGATGACATGATTGCTTTATCTCAAGCGTTACGTGATGATGAACGTTTAATGCATGAGGAAGAGTATTAA